The DNA region aaactcagggaattctgttagaaattcagtataagccccaggagcacgataaactacagcaaatatgattggctgttggtgtttcctggattggcgtggaagactaagaacaagacattcaaatgagttgtagctgagtttaggttttctaagtctctatgcggttgtgtgactgatccagagggagcgcagagaagtgtttagcactgcagctctgcttcctggtcccagctctgggttgtcatgtaatagactgggtaatattcctagataagagagctgccccatcccaagtgggatgaacgccatctctcctaacaagaccaggtttcctccaaaaagtttgccaattatctacaaagcccacaccatttacaggacaccacctcgacagccagcggttaaaagacaacatgcgactaaacatgtcatcacctgttgtgttagagagagggccagagaaaattattgtgtccgacatcgtttttgcaaaagcacacaccgactcaacattaactttactgacctccgacatacgaagccgggagtcgttgctgctgacgtgaattacgattttactgtacttacgtttagttttagccagcagcttcaatttggattcgatgtcgccggctctggccccccgGGATGCAATTGACTATGGTCGCTGGTGTTGCTAACCTCACGTTTCTCAGAACAGAGTTGCAAATAATcagagtttgtttctcagcgggtgcgtcgctgagtggagaaaatctatttgaaacgtgagctggtgggtctttaatcgtgggctctTTACGGGTAGCACTTTGCCCCctccctccggaccgtcacccagccgcccTGGGCTCCCGACTGCACGGGGCGGGGCAGGTCGATGGACTGCTAGTTGTGGCTaagctacgtgctaagctacgtggcttcgctgcggctagcgCGGGCCGGCTAATTACAGCTAACGAGGGTTCTAAGCTgcggagccgagcttctaagtcgctaagcctcgcctccatcgctaccaacacacttCATTTATTACATgaaccactactgttaatggaggcagAGGAGTGAGTAAACATtagacactcggagcaagagagagcagtggagcgagagggagagagagagaacacatcgctgctataACTACGAGGGTGagttttaaacagaacacagaatcacaaagcaccagagagtaggggctggtatgtgagggtgtttaactatataccggtgattttagccgtagtagtACAGAAAGACAGTCgtgtttagcggaggagctaattcaaATAGCGACCACCacccgtggcaataacaggaagtgaagaaatgacgcagcacgcttaccgtaatgaCGTCAGGAGGATGGCAGGGATGGCACACATCTTCCGGCTAAAATTTACAACACACCtgttccgactataccttgaataaaagtttaaacgaacaatttagtagcacttactTATAACACTTTGTATTTTGGCTCTCTGGAagaaataaatactttattgagtcttgttgttcttggtttgtaccctcatggttgaatgcacttattgtatgttgctttggataaatgcgtcagctaaatgaaatgtaaaaaatatttttctgagAAAATATTCTGTGCACAAATATTGCCATTTTCACACCTTCACCTTtaggtttgtttggttttatatCCGTGGTTTATTTGGGATATATTAAAGTAGAAATGTACTGTACCAGAGTTATATTCACTGTCTAAGACCTACACTTACACTAAAAAGCTGTTTCCCAGTCATACCTGACAATGTGTAGGTATGGTGTGATCAGAAAGCAATTAGTTAGTGTCTGTGGTGGCAAACTGTGTCAGTAGGAATTAAATAATGCAGTGAGATTGATGACTTGATTGATGTGTTCTGTTCACTTGAAGATTATAGAAACAACATGATGCTTATTTTCTTTCTGACACAGAGTTAGTGAAAGTATTACCACTCTCTAACCTATACAATAAAGGTGAAGCTGATCCATTATAAAGACTATACTAGGAACAATGCCTAATGCTCATTGATTAGTTTTTCATATTTGGTTGCTATCCCACAGATTATTAGCTGTCAGTGTTATGTGCCTGttttacaattacatttttgcaCTGATTAAAGAAACTGCATCACTTATAGTCTCCTCCCGACCTGATGAGCGGTAAATGATAACAGCGGTTACCACAGACTTCTGCACAGAGATGGTGCACAACAGATCTTATGTCAAGATTGCATCCAATATGCTGACTCGTGAATTTCCATGGTCCGACCACATCCTTTGACTTCAGGACATAAAGACGAGTGTGAGCACTGAGGGGGGGCTTCAGTGCATCTCAACatcacatcagagagagagataagaagACATGTCCTGCCTGGGGGCTTTCACCAGTCTCTTCTCCTGCATGGTCCTCCTCATTGTCCACTCAAGTGAGTAgaatatttctgatttaaatatttcagctacgactttttctttttcttgatttttaaatatatcatcTGAATTTTGGTTTTAGGTGATGGCTCTGAGATTATCAATGGGAAAGAAGTGAAGCCCCACTCGCTGCCTTACATGGCTCTGCTTGAGACAACCAGACCAGAGTGTGGAGGGATACTGATCGATGAATCATGGGTCCTGACTGCTGCCCACTGTATGAAGTACGTTACCATAATTACAACATTTCAGAACGTGCGCCAACAAGAAATCTTCATTTCCATCAGACAGTATAAAAGACATTATGTACTgattaaaatctgaaaaaaatgaCATTGTTATAGAAAATGCAGCATTATGTTTCTCTTGGATTTATTTGCCTTTGCAAATGTGTTggataaaaaaacatgttaacatgATCTGAATGCATTAACTAATTTTGACTTAATCACAGTTACTTTATTATACTGGACACACATGATCACTGTTATACGATCAATCTAATAAGGACTatactctctcactgtatatattctgtttacataTTAGTTCATTTGTGTCTCCTTGCACTCATAAGTATTGCATGTTTACTTATCATCACTTCACTGGTGTATATTTCTGActgtcctctttgtttctgtccttGTTGAGAGACTAagaaaggattatcttatcttatctaaaaacactttaaatatcAGCGTGCAGAACAGTTCTGTGAATTGTAATCAAACATAATACTGTGTTTTAGGCATTCCAAAATTAAGACGGTGTTTCTGGGGGTGCACTCCATCAAGGCAAATGAAGAGAATTCCAGGCAGGTCAGAAAGGATCCGAAGCATTTTCAACATCCCCACTATGATAAAGTTACAAGGGTCAATGACATCATGTTGCTCAAGGTAAAATAACAGTACAGTATCAATGTCAATGAATAAATGGAACAATCAGCCAATATATGTGATGATAGTCAgcattaatacattttgttcTTTACTTATTTCAGCTTAACGAATCTGTGATGGAAACCGAGACGGTGAAGTGTCTTAAGTTGGGTGATGCTATCAGAGATCCAGCAGCTGGGACCAGCTGCATGGTGGCAGGATGGGGCCAAACAAACAAGGATGCCATGGAAATGTCTGACGTCTTGATGTCCGTCAATGTGATCGTGGTCGACAGAGTGAAGTGCAACTCTGCTGAATATTACAACGGACATCCTGTGATCACCAGCGGCATGATATGTGCCGGTTCAACCGTGGAAAATGAAGCTGACACCTGTGTGGTGAGTTACGGTGAATTTTTGTCTGCAGTGATTTAACTGCCGTCCCTCCTGTCAGTGTCTGGACTGCCTGTCAGTGACTGTGGTTTTCTCTGTAGGGGGATTCAGGAGGCCCACTGGTGTGCAGCGGAGGGCTGGTTGGAGTCACTTCTTTCGGAGCCGAGTGTGGCCAGATAGACAAGCCAGGAGTTTACTCGTATCTCACAGAGGAAAAACTCAAATGGATCAAAGAGACAATGAAGAAGTCTGAGATTTAATGAGCACCCGCTGTGAAGGATTTTGTATTTGCGACCATGTTAATCAATTCTATGTGAGGTGATACGAGGGAGATTTCTGCTTCTGCTGCAATAAAACAGGCCAATtcgattttattttgatattgaaACTAGAGAGACAGTTTTTTATCATTAAAGCAAATCGCCAAAGGGACATTATTGAGTCCTTCAACCAGACTGATGCCAACCAGACAGATTCACCACTTCCTGTATCAAGTGCCTAATTTGAAACGGAGGCTTCAGCTCAAGTCTTGTGGAAAACAAGTGTTGTAATAAAGATCAATTCTGGGCCATGATGTTTTATCTAATCATCACTGATCCATGTTCTTATACTGTGTTAAAACCCCACATCAACATTTCTGTTGTCATAGAGGCAGAGGCTGAAATAAAGAGTGCACatggtctgtctgtctttctctctcagcttttctttctctcagccGACTCTTTTACGTTTTGTTCTCCCTCCCAGCGCCGTGTTTTCTCTGGTTTCATGGTCCTAAGATCagtgttcaaataaaaacaaatcatttcatatgttgtgttttctttatcttaCATTTCAACAGTTATTATTTACTTTTTGCAAATGTCAAGAGAAGATTTTTCTAAAATAGCCGTTCCTCTCCTTTCtgaataaaagtataaagtaaTATTCACATATACAAACACCAACAATAACTATATAATCCaggtgatatttaaaaaaagatgaaggTCTCTCGGAGGTGAGTCATGAAAAGAGAGTGAGAATCACATGAGGcgaaaagaaggggggggggttaaacaaGACACTGaagtgacaacagagacagagtcGACATTAGATGCAGGGGAATTAGCTCATAAAGCCAATTTCCAAAGTCGTTATGTGGGAAGAATGGATCAAATTCTACATCCACAATTTTAAAATGGTAATAATACTGTTTAATTATTTGTGCTGAAATTATAATTgtgaaaaaatggaaataaattcaaataaatagagttatttttattttttaatcttttgtcTAAAGCGGAAGTGCTCGTCTAGACTTCATCATTCGCATCCGGGTCGACTTCCGGTCACAGGAGATCGAAGATGGCGACTCACATGTCGAGGTGCAGATCCTGGAGTCGTGTCCAGAGGTAACAGCATGTTTCCACTCGTCTCTGTAAACCGGAACCAGACTCTTTAAATCACCGTGAACACGACGCGGTACACGTGATCAGTGTCACGACTCCGCGTCCTCCTCACTGCAGGTTAGCTCCCTCGGTTAGCACAATGCTAACAGGCTGAGCTAATGTTGCATCAAGGAGTGGATACAGTTAGAAAGCAGGAGGAGGCTGTCAGTGGGCTTTGTTGTGGGGGTGTAGAAGACAGATGGAAGTTCCGGTttgtttattaatgttgttaATCAGCTCCGTCAGTTTCCTGCTGTCTGTTGATAGTGAGCTGAAGCTAAGATTTGAGAgcaacaactttaaaaacaagccAAATATAACATAAGTAATCAAACTAAACGCTGTTTCGGTGCCGAGCCTCGTTTTAAATCTCTTTAATGAACAAGTCAAATATCTTTAGTTGACCTCCGCCTCTGCTAAATGTCCCAAACAGATGTGAGGTGAAGGTTATAATGTTAAGCCTGttaaacttcttttttttgagAGATACTGATTTAACTTAAATACTCGGAAGAGATGCTTTAATATTCATTCACCTAATTCATATCTATTATCGTGGACATTTGTCAAATTGCTTTCCATGAAAATTGTATTGTGATATTTACCGATATTGTGTCATCACCCAGCTCTAGtttcttttaaagaaaataagtaaaaatgaTCCAGATTctgcttctcaaatgtgaatgtatttattattttgtcgtCTTCTATAGTGAATTCAATATGTTTGGTTccggattttttttctttcatgttattATTGACCTAGAGATGAATTGATTAATCAAAAATAATGCAAATACCAGTCAATGAGAGTCCTAAAACAGTATTTAACTTAGTTTAGTAGTGGCTAAACTATTAAGTATATTTAGTTTCACAGGGACAGACTCGGGGTAATGCTTCCTTTGTGAAGGTTGTAAagttcagttgttgtttttagagAAGTGTCAACACAAGGTCAACAGTACAAAGAAGAAACTGATCAGCTCAGTGGTGCAATCgttcaattaaaataaaaccaaggTAGAAAGAGGTTACATTAAACCAGTCAAATACAACACTAACACTATAAACCTTCAAAGGTGCAGTGAGCATTCGTTGCAAATGAATTAACAACTTTAACTCTATGGAGTATGTGTAGATTGTTATTGCACGTGTAAACAGGCAGGAAAACACATGTGCAGAGGGTTGTTAGTCAtgttaaaatgttgtgtttgtcattttaggCTCGTATAGGAAACTTCAAAAccaccacaaccttcactcaagAGCAAACATCAGTCTTTAAATTGAAAAGAAATCCACAATGTtacatttattgtgaaaattagtcaaacaaattatttgattatctatattttaatatcaatcaattaatcgTTAGAGCTCTGTACTGTTTCCACTACTAGTATTTTGAAGATGCTTTTCCTTGTTGTACTTGAAGGTTTGGGATCGCCGCCTACAGAGAGTACAGCAGCGTCGGCAGATACTCGAATATCTCCCTGTCCTCGCCGCTGCCTGGGATCCCGAAGCCGGTGTTTGCATCCGTGGATGGTCACGAGAAATACGAGACCAAGATCACTACTCTAGAAAATGGCCTCAAAGTtgcttcacaaaacaagtttggTCAATTTTGCACAGTTGGAAGTAAGTTGCAGGATTTATAtgctatttttattttccataattAGTTCAGGATCTGGTTGAAGTGAATTAATTGtggattctttctttttttctctttaagtTTTAGTAAACTCGGGATCCAGATATGAAGCAAAATACCCAAGTGGAATAGCACATTTCGTAGAGAAACTTGCCTTTTCTGTAAGTACTTCAACTTTTTAGCTTCCTTTGGctaaaaacatttgtgttaacAGTAAGgcctaataaaaaaacaaaacatgatcaTCTTACATGAACTCCTGTTGACAACAGTCTGTTTTGTCCTCAAAGTCTACAGCTCAGTATGGAAGCAAAGATGAAATCCTGCTGACGCTGGAAAAGCACGGAGGAATATGTGACTGCCAATCATCAAGGTAGGGAATCTCTCACCTGTGACCTGTCTCAGTGTTGTAAAATCTAACACTGGTATATTCATGCTGTCCAAGTAGAAGCTTGTTATTTCCTCCTTTATTAGTAACACAGCTCTTTGGGATGCGTTCTATTTTCCTGTGCAGAGATACAACCATGTATGCAGTGTCTGCTGAAGTGAAGGGTCTGGATACAGTGGTTAGTCTTCTCTCTGATGCTGTACTGCAGCCTCGCCTACTGGGTAAGTCAAATAacgaccctgtgtgtgtgcgtgtgtatttgtttgtgtaagtgCAAGCAAAATAACTCGACACCACATGGACGGGTTTATAACACCTGCGAGGGGTCTGCACCAGTGTTTTAGTGAAAGTGAAATGTGTTGGTTCCATGCAGATGACGAGATTGAGATGACCAAGATGGTGGTGCGCTTTGAGTTAGAAGACCTGAACATGAGGCCGGACCCTGAACCTTTACTCACCGAGATGATCCACGCTGTGAGTCACACATGCTTCTGACACCACAACACTACCTCTCTGTTAAAGTAATAATCCATGATCTTTATCAGTGTGTTATAACATCCAGGGAGTTAATAATGGGGGGGCTGCAGCTTTTTGGGGTGACTTGTAACATGTCAGAAAGTTTTTACAAGTTTTCTGTCAAGCTCAACCTTTCATAACtccttcaaacaaacaggcaaaCTAATGTTAGCATTTTAAGATGTCCCCACTAAACAcgttatatatttgtttatttttgtactcGTGTTTGTAGAATCCCACCACTACGTCTTAGTCATATAAAGGTTTCTATTTAACTGCACGACAACAGAAGTAAAAGCCGCATGTTGTAATTTGTCTGACTGAAGTCACTTCGAACGTGTCCCTGACTCTTTGCCGTTTGTTTCCAGGCTGCATATCGAGGCAACACGGTCGGACTGCCGCGCTTCTGTCCCACAGACAACGTGGAGAAGATCGACAGGAAAATGCTTCACAGTTACCTGAGTAACTACTACTGCCCTGAGCGCATGGTGTTGGCCGGGGTGGGCATCGAGCACGAGCAGCTGGTGGAATGTGCCAGGAAGTACCTGCTGGACGTGAGGCCGGTGTGGGGAGCGAGCGGCGTGTCCAACGTGGACCTGTCCGTGGCACAGTACACGGGGGGCATCGTCAAGGTGAGTCATCGGTTCTATCGTTAACATCTTTGCACCAGATTTGGGCCCAAACGTCTCTTCAGGTTTCCAGGTTGAAATGGTAggaaagacaagaaaaagaTCTGTTCACATTGACAGAATGTGGAACAGAACAACCATAACAAATAAATGCGTCTAATgctttaaatacaaaaacacacggATAAAGTTTTCACTGCAACACAGTTTGCCGTCATGTAATTTAATCTATATTTGGCCCATGTCGAGTGTTAATTATTTTTAgttataaaagaaaatcttcttTTTTGGCTGTATTTATGAAGGATGGAATTTGAGTTAAAAGTGGAAATTCTGCTTCAACAGTACTTTGGTTTATTAATTAGTTATAAGGTTTAATAACATCTTTTTTCCACCTGTTAGATGGAGAAGGACATGTCGGACGTCAGCCTCGGCCCCACCCCGATCCCAGAGCTCACCCACATCATGATCGGCCTGGAGAGCTGCTCCTTCCTGGTGGGTGTTTGTGGTGCTTTCCTTCACTCACTTGTGTCATGCCTGTTGGCTACAAACCTTTTTAATGAGTGCTTCCTTTCCAGGAGGAGGACTTCATCCCGTTCGCAGTGCTCAACATGATGATGGGTGGAGGAGGCTCCTTTTCTGCAGGAGGACCCGGTAAAGGCATGTTCACCCGCCTCTACCTCAACGTGCTCAACAGGTCAGCATCTCTGTGCATTTTAGTTTCAACCTTTGCTTCTCAAATACAACTCCAGACAACAGGTTTCATTCATTGTGACTAATTTGGCTTTTCTGTTGTAGGCATCACTGGATGTACAATGCCACCTCCTACCATCACAGCTATGACGACAGTGGCCTGCTGTGTATCCATGCCAGTTCAGACCCCAGACAGGTTGGTACTGAGCCCAGACACCAGCAGAGTGTCTTCTGGTTTTTGTAACTTGACCCATAGTCAAGGTCCTTAATGCTTCCTCACCTCGGATATAtgtcatatatacacacacactaatactgGGATTGAACTTGTTGTCTTAGTGAAAATCTTTCCTGTTAATGGTTAATAGCTCGTTTGTTCATTGGCTGCATACATTCATCTCTTCAGGTTCGGGAAATGGTGGAAATAATAACCAGAGAGTTCATTCAAATGGCTGGAATCGCAGGAGAGGTAACTTTCATCGCAGGGAAACTCCAGTACAGAGTTTGTGATACAACTCTTGTCACTTGATCAAAGAGTAAGTAAGTGATTATACATTTCCCCCCCTGTGTGTCCAGATGGAGCTAGAGAGAGCCAAGACTCAGCTCAAGTCCATGTTGATGATGAACCTGGAGTCGCGGCCGGTTATTTTTGAGGACGTCGGTCGCCAGGTTCTGTCCACGGGAAAGAGGAAACTGCCACATGAACTGTGCGACCTAATAAGTGAGTCCTTAGAAACACCTTCTGACTGGGAAAGTGGCTCTAAAACATTGTAAAATTCATTCTTATTCTATTTGTCTGATTCATTTCCAGGCAACGTGACAGCCAGCGACATCAAGAGAGTGACCACCAAGATGCTGCGTAGTAAACCCTCAGTAGCGGCTCTGGGCGACCTGACGGAGCTGCCCTCGTACGAGCACATCCAGGCCGCCCTGTCCAGCAAAGACGGACGTCTGCCCCGCATGTATCGTCTCTTCCGATAGACTCACCtccctcccaccaccaccaccaccactactaTGTGAACTGGCAAACATCCCTGTAAATAAGCTGAACTGGAAGATCAAGTGTTCCCTCCTCCCCCAGAGCTCCGCAGAGCCCAcccggggagggggggggctaaCTCTTGGGGCTCTCAAGTGAACCTTCAAGTgactgtggattttaaagagatGGTACATTTTACTCAGATGTAGTCGAACTACGGTTGGATTGTATGTATTTATGGTTTGGTGGGCATGAAGCCACGCGTCATTATTTACTGAGGGTTTACAGGAGTTGGGTTTTAAATTCCCCCCCCACGCCACCAAGGGCATAGTTAGAGaattcatttcctgttttaaaacCCTCTCAGTATCGATGTGTTTAGTTTTTACACAGAGGAATCAGCATAGAGACGAGAGAAAGGAGGACGGGTAACATCCGCAGCTCGGTCAATGCTGTTACTCTTTATTGAGCCTTTCaaatttttcagttttacagaCGTTCCTGCTCTAAAAAATTCACAGAGCTCAAACTCAGCAgataaagaaactgaaaaatctTACTATTTATACAAAAGCACTTCATAATCTCTGAAGGCTCAAGGAGACACAATTCACAGTGATGTTAGTTATGATACTAGTGGTAAGGACATTGCTGGCCAACTGTACATCTGAGGACTGAGATCGTGGTTTCTGTCACAGACGCTCTGTGAGGAGACTGAACTCTACAGTCAAACCCTTTTCTGTACTTTATGTTTTTGTCGGTGTCCGTGTAGATTTCAATAAACTTCACGGGGATACATTTAAAGGGAGGTTTGACAGGAAATTATTTTTGGAGAGTGCAGTGGGAGGTTTGATCCTCAGTGTCGACACAACTCATTCAAAGCCCCTTTTGTTTTGAGTGGTAATTACACAAGTGGCAGTAAATTGAAAGGATTCACATGAATAGTTAATATTTATCCTGTCTTGTGTTTGAATATTCTCTTGATAATGACAGAATAGTAAAGAAACATCTTAGGTTTGTAAATTTAGTCGTATTCCGGAGGTCACCTGTTAAAGCTAAGATTGGTAAACCTGGAAAAGCAAGAGAAGGCCACATGTTGACAATATGCAGCCAATACACCAAATGTGACCTGTAAACAACTGCAGTTCCATTAcatcaaatatataattttttttgaaataaaaacaatatatttcaaAAGCTCCAGCGTTGCATTGATTTACGACCATTCAGCCGACAAACgagtgttttaaaatgtttattaactctgtgacatcacaggtgaacatagaaaaagacaaagaggtcctgaggaaatgaaaacaagacCTACAGGCACTTTTCATGATGGAATACATTAATGTGACATACAGTACATGGAGAGGTTACAGGATATATGAGGTTACGCAGCAGGGTGGTGAGAGGTTAAGGCAATGAGTTAGAATCTGCTGTAAAGGATTACTTGGCCTGATAAGAGAAACATGTGTGACAGGCAATAacgtaaataaataaaatcctaTTTTACAGGAAGTGAGTTCCTTAAAAACTTAAACGTCAGATACACTTGAAATTCAACAGTACCGTGTAACAACCGCATCCCTGTAGTGTTCGCTGACCTCAGGCCATTTGACTCGATGATAGAAACAATGGAACAGCTACCTTCTTTAAAGGTAAAAACCGACCAGTGTGGCATGAGGTGCAGCGAAACCTTTACTGCACTTACCTGTGATTCCCTAAGTCACAAGGCATTTCAACAATAATGACAAATTCAGTCAAACACGTTAACACTGGGTTTCATG from Limanda limanda chromosome 5, fLimLim1.1, whole genome shotgun sequence includes:
- the pmpca gene encoding mitochondrial-processing peptidase subunit alpha, whose translation is MATHMSRCRSWSRVQRFGIAAYREYSSVGRYSNISLSSPLPGIPKPVFASVDGHEKYETKITTLENGLKVASQNKFGQFCTVGILVNSGSRYEAKYPSGIAHFVEKLAFSSTAQYGSKDEILLTLEKHGGICDCQSSRDTTMYAVSAEVKGLDTVVSLLSDAVLQPRLLDDEIEMTKMVVRFELEDLNMRPDPEPLLTEMIHAAAYRGNTVGLPRFCPTDNVEKIDRKMLHSYLSNYYCPERMVLAGVGIEHEQLVECARKYLLDVRPVWGASGVSNVDLSVAQYTGGIVKMEKDMSDVSLGPTPIPELTHIMIGLESCSFLEEDFIPFAVLNMMMGGGGSFSAGGPGKGMFTRLYLNVLNRHHWMYNATSYHHSYDDSGLLCIHASSDPRQVREMVEIITREFIQMAGIAGEMELERAKTQLKSMLMMNLESRPVIFEDVGRQVLSTGKRKLPHELCDLISNVTASDIKRVTTKMLRSKPSVAALGDLTELPSYEHIQAALSSKDGRLPRMYRLFR
- the LOC133001507 gene encoding granzyme A-like; protein product: MSCLGAFTSLFSCMVLLIVHSSDGSEIINGKEVKPHSLPYMALLETTRPECGGILIDESWVLTAAHCMKHSKIKTVFLGVHSIKANEENSRQVRKDPKHFQHPHYDKVTRVNDIMLLKLNESVMETETVKCLKLGDAIRDPAAGTSCMVAGWGQTNKDAMEMSDVLMSVNVIVVDRVKCNSAEYYNGHPVITSGMICAGSTVENEADTCVGDSGGPLVCSGGLVGVTSFGAECGQIDKPGVYSYLTEEKLKWIKETMKKSEI